In Theropithecus gelada isolate Dixy chromosome 13, Tgel_1.0, whole genome shotgun sequence, one DNA window encodes the following:
- the SDC1 gene encoding syndecan-1 — MRRAALWLWLCALALSLQPAMPQIVATNLPPEDQDGSGDDSDNFSGSGAGALQDITLSQQTPSTWKDTWLLTATPTSPEPTGLEATAASTSTLPAGEGPKEGEAVVLLEVEPDLTAQEQEATPQPTETTQLPTTHQAPTARATTAQEPATSHPHRDMQPGYHETSAPAGPGQADLHTPRTEDGGPSATERAAEDGASSQLPAAEGSGEQDFTFETSGENTAIVAVEPDHRNQSPVDPGATGASQGLLDRKEVLGGIIAGGLVGLIFAVCLVGFMLYRMKKKDEGSYSLEEPKQANGGAYQKPTKQEEFYA; from the exons CAAATTGTGGCTACTAATTTGCCCCCTGAAGATCAAGATGGCTCTGGGGATGACTCTGACAACTTCTCCGGCTCAGGTGCAG GTGCTTTGCAAGATATCACCTTGTCACAGCAGACCCCCTCCACTTGGAAGGACACGTGGCTCCTGACGGCTACTCCCACGTCTCCGGAACCCACTGGCCTGGAGGCTACagctgcctccacctccaccctgcCGGCTGGAGAGGGGCCCAAGGAGGGAGAGGCTGTAGTCCtgttagaagtggagcctgaccTCACTGCCCAGGAGCAGGAGGCCACCCCCCAACCCACGGAGACCACACAGCTCCCAACCACTCATCAGGCCCCAACGGCCAGAGCCACCACAGcccaggagcccgccacctcccacccccacaggGACATGCAGCCTGGCTACCATGAGACCTCAGCCCCTGCAGGACCCGGCCAAGCTGACCTTCACACTCCCCGCACAGAGGATGGAGGTCCTTCTGCCACCGAGAGGGCTGCTGAGGATGGAGCCTCCAGTCAGCTCCCAGCAGCAGAGGGCTCTGGGGAGCAG GACTTCACCTTTGAAACCTCTGGGGAGAACACAGCTATAGTGGCTGTAGAGCCTGACCACCGGAACCAGTCCCCAGTGGATCCAGGGGCCACAGGGGCCTCGCAGGGTCTCCTGGACAGGAAGGAGGTGCTGGGAG GGATCATTGCTGGAGGCCTCGTGGGGCTCATCTTTGCTGTGTGCCTGGTGGGTTTCATGCTGTACCGCATGAAGAAGAAGGACGAAGGCAGCTACTCCTTGGAGGAGCCGAAACAAGCCAACGGAGGGGCCTACCAGAAGCCCACCAAACAGGAGGAATTCTACGCCTGA